The Deltaproteobacteria bacterium genome includes the window AACTTCACTAAGCCGCAAAAGAGAGCCTTCGCGAAGGCCCCTGGGATAATTTTGCGACGTAGCCTGTATTAAAATAGGAATCACCCGCTCTGCGTCGAGCGCTTTGCTTAGCTTAAGCCAAGGTAAAACCAAGCTTGGCTGAGCGACGCGAAGTCCTTCTCGGAGAATGACCTCGGCATCGCCTTGATTTAAATTGGCCGCCTCATTTAATGCCGCAATTTGAATATTCTTCTCGGGCTCGCGAAGGCATGTGCGTAGTATGTCTTTCGCTTCAGTGCTGGTAAATGTGGCGGTGAGGCTTGCTATCGCTTCAAGTCGACCCTTTAGGTAATCAGCAGTGAATAGGCGACGCATGACGAGAGTTTTTTGCGGTTCAGGCGTTAAGGTCGAAGGGAATGGCAGAGCCGCGAGTTCTCTAAGTTCAGAGCTGATGGTTGAGCTAAGCTCACCTAAATCCTTGCGAGCCTCAGGTGTGCCCATGTTACGAAGACTCAGGACAGCCGCTTCACGCAGATCCATTCTTTCATCGCTCCGGTGAATCACCTCAACCAGTGTTGCTCGAATACTTGGAAGTGGGAACTTGGCGAGCAGCTCGATAGCCCGGATGGCTAAAGGTGAGTGCTCGTCGTCGATTGCCAGCTTGAGCTCTTGAAGTCCCGCAACATTCTGATAGGCAGCCAAGGTTTCACAGGCAATCATTCGAACTTCAGGCTCCCCAAGACGCGCTAAATAGCGGATATGGGGCAAGAGAAATGGGTGCTTAAGTAGGCTGGCTTGGACGAGCGCATTCTTTTGGGCCTCGGGATGCTCTGAACGAGCGAAGTCCATAAGTAACGGCAACAGTGTCGCTTCATCAATAGCCGTTAACGATTCGGGCTCTGGTGCCGCGGTCGTTTGTGAGCCATTTTCGACCAGGGCATCCGATCTTGGCGCATCTGCTTGCGCCAAAGCAGTACTAGATAGTGACAACATCAAAGCAATGCCTATGGTATAAAACCGACTATTGCATTTGTTCATACCGACCTGCCTCGTTTTGCGCGTTACTCTAGCTCGACCACGGACGCTTGAAGTCGGAGCTTTATTCATTGAAAATTATCATCCTATGGATTTCGTTGAAAGTAACCATTGGACCTAAAGCCGCCGGGTCGATATTCACCAGAGGAACTTCGTTATAAAGGAGCCGATGCATGGGGCTTACAAACCTTCCAGTTGAGCTGACTTTTCCAATTGCCTGGGGCCAGATGGATGCCTTTGAGCACGTCAATAACGTGGTCTATTTTCGTTATTTTGAAGATGCCAGAATCACTTATTTTCGTGAGCTGGGTATGCTTGAAGAAATGGAGTCTTGTGGTCAAGGTCCAATCCTAGCTTCTACTCAGTGCCGCTTCATTTTGCCGCTTAAATACCCAGATGAGGTGACCGTCGGAGCCAGTGTGCGTGAACTCGGCGCCGACCGTTTCTCCATGCAGTACCGAGTGTTTAGTCACAAGCAGCAGGCGGTGGCAGCAGAAGGCACTGGGCGAATCGTATATTTTGATTACAAGAATAATAAAAAGGCAGCGCTGCCTGCGCACATTGTCAAACGCATCCATGAGCTTGAAGACGGACGGGCTGAAGAGAGTCTTGCAGGGAGAACGAAATGAGTCACTGTGTATCAAATCCGTGTCAGCCGTTTAAAAGTCGAACCGGGGCACTGAAGGTCCATCAGGTGCCGGCTTGGCAGGATAACTTCATTTGGCTCATTGAATACAACGAGGCGGGCGATGTTGCTGCGGTAGATGGCCCGGAGGCAAGCGGCGTGCTGGCGTACTGCGAGCAGAATGGTTTGAATCTTAAAGTGATTCTCAACACGCACACTCATCCAGACCACATTGGCATCAATCACGAATTGAGTCGCATGGGTAAGCTTGAAGGTCTGCGGGTGGTAGGCTGTGCAGATCGAGCAAATGACGTGCCCGGCATTACTGAGAAAGTGTCGGATGGTGATTCGGTTACGCTTGGAGATGTTAGCGGTCAGGCTTTGCTAACAGAGGGGCACATAGACGGACATATTTCATACGTCTTTGAGGATGTTTTGTTCTGCGGTGATGCTCTTTTTGGTGGAGGCTGCGGCTACCTTTTTGATGGGCCACCGAAAAAGATGTTCGATTCACTTCACCGCCTGGGAGCGCTAGCGCCAGAGACCAAGGTCTGTTGCGCCCATGAGTACACACAAGACAACTTAACGTTTGCCTGGTCCATAGAGCAGGGTAACCCTGATTTAGCATGTCGTATTAAAGACGTCTGGAAGGTTCGCGCAGAAGGTGGTTCTACGATTCCTTCGACCATTGGAATGGAACTGGCCACAAATCCCTTTATGAGACAAGGCTCTCAAGAGATACGCGATACTGTGTCACGCGCATTGCCCGATGTATCGACGAAGAGTGACGAGGACCTGTTCGCCGCGACACGTATGTTGAAAGACAAGAAGACCTATAAGGAAAAGCTTCCGGCGCCGTTGCCTCTTGAGCCTTAGCCTTGACGACGTTTTCTTACGGCCTCAGCCAAGTTTTCGAGTAGGGCCTGGGTGTTCTCCCATCCCAAGCAGGCATCAGTAATGCTCTGACCGTAGCTTAGCGTTTCACCGGCTTTTAGGTTCTGGCGGCCTTCGTTTATATGGCTCTCCACCATCAATCCAAAAATATCCTTACCGCCTGCAGCAACTTGCTTGGCAACATCATCCGCGACCAGTGGCTGCTTATTATGGTCTTTTTGAGAGTTGCCGTGACTGCAATCCACCATGAGCTTTTGTGTAACATCTGCTTTTTGAAGCTTGGCGACGGCTTGGGCCACCGATTCAGAGTCGTAATTCGTACCTTGGCTCGAGCCGCGGAGAATAACATGGCAGTTGGGGTTACCCTTGGTTGAGACAATCGCCGCAAGGCTCTGCTTGGTCACCGAAAGGAAATTGTGAGGATGATTAGCAGCTCCTATGGCTGCTACTGCAATATCCGTGTTGCCATCGGTCCCGTTTTTGAATCCGACTGGCATGGATAGCCCAGACGCAAGCTCTCGGTGAATTTGGCTTTCAGTTGTTCGAGCGCCAATGGCACCCCAGCTGACTAAGTCGGCGATAAACTGTGGCGTAATCGTATCAAGGAATTCTGTTCCAGCTGGGATCCCTAACTGAGTAAGTTCAGAAAGCAGCTGACGCGCGGTACGCAGACCGTTGTTGATATTAAAGGAGCCATTCATTTCAGGGTCATTGATAAGACCCTTCCACCCGACAGTGGTTCGAGGCTTTTCAAAATAAACGCGCATCAAAAGAACGAGTTCATCTTCGTAGGTTTCGATGGCACCTTTGAGAAGGCCGGCGTACTCCAGGGCAGCTTTGGTGTCGTGTATGGAGCACGGGCCCACAACGACGACGAGCTTATCGCTCACGCCATTGAGACAGTCGGCAACTTTTTGCCTCGCTGTTGCAACGGTGGCAGCCATTTCTGTGGTGACTGGTAACTCTTCCATAAGAATGGCCGGTGGGATGAGGGGCCGTAGTTTTTCGATTCTTACATCATCGGTATTTTGAAACATGGTGAGCCTTCGGTAATGCCTTTGAGTCTTAATGACGCATTGCATCCACAAGAACAGAAATCAGACGTGCTGAAAAGGACTTGATGATAGAAAGTTGTAAAAAAAAACAGAAAGTCAGTTGGCTTTGTTGCGCCGATTGGTGTGTAGCTGGTCCATAGCGTACCGTACACGCATATTATCACGACACAAATCCTGAATGGTCGAGCCGGTTATCACCAGCGCTTTGACCGGCGTTTGTGCCACAACGGAGTAGGGCTCAGTCGTTTCAGGGCACATGAGAGGAGCCGTAGCCACATAATTAAAGTCGCTGTCGGCGTCGACGACTGTGGCACCGGAACCATTGAGCCTTACCTCTACAGTGCCTTCCAGCAGCAGGTAAAAGGCAGAGTCACGCTGATTTTCTTCAACCAGACGCGTGCCTTCGTCAA containing:
- a CDS encoding acyl-CoA thioesterase, which translates into the protein MGLTNLPVELTFPIAWGQMDAFEHVNNVVYFRYFEDARITYFRELGMLEEMESCGQGPILASTQCRFILPLKYPDEVTVGASVRELGADRFSMQYRVFSHKQQAVAAEGTGRIVYFDYKNNKKAALPAHIVKRIHELEDGRAEESLAGRTK
- the gloB gene encoding hydroxyacylglutathione hydrolase: MSHCVSNPCQPFKSRTGALKVHQVPAWQDNFIWLIEYNEAGDVAAVDGPEASGVLAYCEQNGLNLKVILNTHTHPDHIGINHELSRMGKLEGLRVVGCADRANDVPGITEKVSDGDSVTLGDVSGQALLTEGHIDGHISYVFEDVLFCGDALFGGGCGYLFDGPPKKMFDSLHRLGALAPETKVCCAHEYTQDNLTFAWSIEQGNPDLACRIKDVWKVRAEGGSTIPSTIGMELATNPFMRQGSQEIRDTVSRALPDVSTKSDEDLFAATRMLKDKKTYKEKLPAPLPLEP
- a CDS encoding 3-deoxy-7-phosphoheptulonate synthase gives rise to the protein MFQNTDDVRIEKLRPLIPPAILMEELPVTTEMAATVATARQKVADCLNGVSDKLVVVVGPCSIHDTKAALEYAGLLKGAIETYEDELVLLMRVYFEKPRTTVGWKGLINDPEMNGSFNINNGLRTARQLLSELTQLGIPAGTEFLDTITPQFIADLVSWGAIGARTTESQIHRELASGLSMPVGFKNGTDGNTDIAVAAIGAANHPHNFLSVTKQSLAAIVSTKGNPNCHVILRGSSQGTNYDSESVAQAVAKLQKADVTQKLMVDCSHGNSQKDHNKQPLVADDVAKQVAAGGKDIFGLMVESHINEGRQNLKAGETLSYGQSITDACLGWENTQALLENLAEAVRKRRQG